A region of Phaeodactylum tricornutum CCAP 1055/1 chromosome 14, whole genome shotgun sequence DNA encodes the following proteins:
- a CDS encoding predicted protein, with protein sequence MVGKFNVSKSVDENNSEIFWRRAFSSPQKSILERREGNLVEYDDDDDEDDSLSSSEEQGKEKLDTSFQEIFTSVNSLLQSRQTFTLHEGTSLENELKLLKRMVRRRSLSSQVSVTPTASSRIMAPKFVFDPPLVQEKSPRCHEKQSRHFCLQEKFPFRDKKILDDLSGSKDAAGQQTDEASMDLNTLKYEQQKEKLHGFLKDTLPVSLEDSVPYSPTKKKSANGWFSCSTDSDEIEIDPFSTCISPLSEEVSPLASPVAWSVSSGLSSISCSVASTSPQAYRSRKKGTGLHGAASSPTRLLLAAGMNMQRAFDQENHHGTDAAPRLPGRSDRAPRQPRRERSFDK encoded by the coding sequence ATGGTAGGTAAATTTAACGTTTCAAAGTCGGTAGACGAGAACAACTCAGAAATCTTCTGGAGAAGAGCTTTCTCCTCCCCACAGAAAAGTATTCTCGAGAGACGGGAAGGAAATCTCGTggaatacgacgacgacgacgatgaagatgacaGCTTATCGAGCAGCGAAGAGCAAGGCAAAGAAAAACTTGACACCAGTTTTCAAGAAATTTTCACATCGGTGAACAGTCTTCTGCAAAGCCGACAAACATTTACCTTACATGAGGGAACTTCTTTGGAAAATGAATTGAAGCTATTGAAGCGAATGGTTCGGAGGCGCAGTCTCAGCAGCCAAGTTTCCGTCACCCCTACTGCAAGTTCCCGAATCATGGCTCCCAAATTTGTTTTTGATCCGCCCCTTGTCCAAGAGAAATCGCCACGCTGCCATGAGAAACAGAGTCGCCATTTTTGCCTGCAAGAGAAATTTCCTTTTCGGGATAAGAAAATTTTGGATGATCTCTCTGGCAGTAAAGACGCAGCAGGCCAACAAACTGACGAAGCTTCCATGGACCTCAACACCCTTAAATACGAGCAACAAAAGGAGAAGCTGCACGGGTTCTTAAAAGACACGCTTCCTGTGTCGCTAGAAGATAGTGTGCCGTACAGTCCCACCAAAAAAAAGTCGGCTAATGGTTGGTTTTCCTGCAGCACAGATTCCGACGAAATTGAAATCGATCCATTTTCCACTTGCATCAGCCCATTGTCGGAAGAAGTTTCGCCGCTTGCTTCTCCCGTTGCGTGGAGTGTGTCGAGCGGCCTATCTTCGATCTCTTGTAGCGTGGCCAGTACATCCCCACAAGCTTACCGCAGCCGCAAAAAGGGTACAGGACTGCATGGCGCTGCTTCGTCCCCGACACGGTTGCTTCTGGCGGCGGGTATGAACATGCAACGGGCCTTTGACCAAGAGAATCACCATGGTACAGATGCGGCTCCTCGCTTACCCGGACGCTCCGATCGAGCACCGCGTCAACCGCGGCGAGAGCGATCTTTCGATAAATAA
- a CDS encoding predicted protein: MTHRFSRVKRLESSVQFPIVIEDEYIDLTSIDYDNDSDDSGAAGNSAAFVQVKPGKSLMEKKLMEGTNDNFLGTDSLRDVQMMQLDVMPDGEKFDDCFQSGPLVRDNNEKSIVDHMVGVLRSPNGTTEAMQEHGQATRRKKIKTPGGAMYQKAMRFIAGSRKKSHGVINSNPVISCGSELSNTSSCGGDRIYRKAVLARVEKIATMTKSKTRNLSPIRIDGEGGGSNRVHPSSDRDSLEVLLNNLDREGPERSLETETVQAVLSEGMIEGVRRGRCRLEGSFDSNTVAEEDAARNQAHPTPIQSDVLSRHHTTSIIRQEHFESRPEVSLDAPTGQVARKKSRSKQPSQSNQDRNCFSTETEQRFVKPLRRSISPVRTRSPDGAMKVGPKVSPQNRESSAIEAGQAYRDIQPACTRGELLQRDYGSIAKRYQNPVEATQEMTAKIGGSRRNQDFFSMFDDTTEVSEVRSCDNFSTLSNHHNDSFPIVSPKSSEAFFSFELNGISSDLNFQKQILKEQPRSSLRISPNRSLRDRHEPVEGEERDETRQDDPDGRVEPGQPIDIIKIKPSDEHYLAEVIDVSGFSDERRFRRLVTVAEPHSRQQESRSRSPTGKGLRSMDSVSNKLINPKRSALKSSFSRSQSPLKRSVTLNLQGEESLSKTSLVTSSASQKQEQPKNKDLLEVDERVISYSGARREGTQFHGKDFRRSHSFSSQNNTSIEPSECAPTFDKFVSKPNADNEAVRRKFLKSDYSQDCAKRVANNTSSSVSNLYNADEKREKANALCESAPQLYAQYENESHCGPLGQSEPREDPHGEDSVGDDYTTDNTNGSGSEETDSKISNQSLFESEDSDLDDLDVELYDSFAVPFLVRMLDKSFAWLEKSNDQFPCGGGSHSLLKETRKGPEDSKMSVVQPLFGVQEGFSQHNCTDNQNDVTYRSARPSPLTAHTYKSPALNTFLKQEELVKSTKSLTPKISNTTTRRAGPANGQIALTETPQEAYIGRGYTASARDILESNHIYADQSQRKIEFDVGAGAGGQKKIDASECTELSTQCSTKTAVDKSTHASGRSKAKTFAERKAQIVAERNALRAVAIATMRQAEKGANSYSEARNGEKKSAVIKCPTSGVVSRSKPADHPLDPGSVNLPVRSTHMENAKKSRPISPEKQRGSDKSDTEKGECSSRPSYFQEKLKARLAHVRGLDTPELELPAESRNTLESTRFSRDPEDEVPKSQKSDIPIGNVRPDDYRSEKAASLSSAGSNRHRSFAGGPESMVSNSSRSRKSPPGSPQKRLSQKVNFFLKTIREDIAIGGENQNDFYASLTEDERLAALELAEKLRRRAATLKRRRKVRERRNPEATPHLPEMTSSNAL; the protein is encoded by the coding sequence ATGACACATCGCTTCTCCCGCGTCAAACGCCTTGAGTCTTCGGTGCAGTTTCCAATTGTGATAGAAGATGAGTACATTGATTTGACGTCGATCGATTATGACAATGACTCGGATGACAGTGGTGCTGCGGGAAACTCTGCTGCCTTTGTACAAGTTAAACCTGGCAAGTCCttgatggaaaagaagctcATGGAAGGGACTAACGATAATTTCTTGGGTACAGATTCACTCCGGGATGTCCAAATGATGCAGTTGGATGTTATGCCCGACGGTGAAAAATTCGACGATTGTTTCCAAAGCGGCCCACTAGTTAGAGATAACAATGAGAAGAGCATCGTGGATCATATGGTAGGCGTTTTGCGTTCGCCCAATGGAACAACAGAGGCGATGCAGGAACACGGACAAGCAACAAGACGAAAGAAAATTAAGACACCTGGTGGTGCCATGTATCAGAAGGCCATGCGGTTCATTGCCGGCAGTCGGAAAAAATCTCACGGTGTCATCAACTCAAATCCCGTCATATCGTGCGGGTCAGAACTTTCCAATACTAGTAGTTGTGGAGGCGACCGCATATACCGTAAGGCTGTACTAGCCAGAGTTGAGAAGATTGCAACCATGACGAAAAGTAAAACTAGAAACTTGAGCCCTATTCGAATCGACGGAGAAGGAGGGGGGTCCAATCGCGTTCACCCTTCATCAGATAGGGATAGTCTTGAAGTGCTTTTGAATAACCTTGACAGGGAAGGACCGGAACGCTCTCTGGAAACTGAGACGGTGCAAGCCGTGCTCAGTGAAGGCATGATAGAAGGTGTgagaagaggaagatgtCGACTTGAAGGAAGCTTTGATTCGAATACTgtggcggaagaagatgcGGCACGAAATCAAGCTCATCCGACGCCGATTCAATCCGATGTGCTGAGTCGGCACCATACTACCAGCATCATCAGGCAAGAACATTTTGAGTCAAGACCGGAGGTTTCACTAGACGCACCGACCGGGCAAGTTGCTCGAAAAAAGAGTCGATCGAAGCAGCCCTCCCAAAGTAATCAGGACCGAAACTGCTTTTCCACAGAAACCGAACAGAGGTTCGTTAAACCATTAAGAAGGAGTATCTCGCCAGTCAGAACCAGAAGTCCGGACGGCGCGATGAAAGTAGGACCTAAGGTTTCGCCCCAAAACAGAGAAAGCAGTGCAATTGAGGCCGGTCAGGCCTATCGAGACATTCAACCGGCTTGTACGAGAGGTGAGCTATTGCAGAGGGATTATGGCTCGATTGCCAAGAGGTACCAGAACCCAGTTGAAGCAACCCAGGAGATGACTGCTAAAATCGGCGGCTCAAGAAGAAACCAGGATTTCTTTTCGATGTTCGACGATACAACAGAAGTCTCAGAGGTACGCAGTTGTGACAACTTTAGCACATTATCTAACCACCACAACGACAGTTTTCCCATCGTCTCTCCGAAAAGTAGCGAAGCTTTCTTCTCTTTTGAATTAAATGGAATTTCTTCAGACCTAAACTTTCAGAAGCAGATCTTAAAAGAACAACCAAGAAGCTCGTTACGAATTTCTCCCAATCGGAGTCTGCGAGACAGGCATGAGCCCGTTGAAGGAGAAGAACGAGATGAGACGCGCCAGGATGATCCAGACGGAAGGGTTGAACCCGGGCAGCCGATTGACATCATCAAAATCAAACCTAGCGACGAGCACTACCTGGCTGAAGTCATCGATGTCAGCGGCTTTTCAGACGAAAGACGATTCCGTCGATTGGTGACCGTTGCAGAACCACATTCGAGACAGCAGGAGTCGAGAAGCAGGAGTCCGACGGGAAAAGGTTTAAGATCCATGGATTCTGTTTCAAACAAGTTGATTAATCCCAAACGCTCAGCTCTAAAAAGTTCTTTCTCACGGAGTCAAAGTCCATTGAAGCGATCGGTGACTTTGAACCTTCAAGGCGAGGAATCTTTATCGAAGACATCATTGGTAACCTCTAGTGCTTCTCAAAAGCAAGAACAACCTAAGAACAAGGATCTTCTGGAAGTTGACGAAAGAGTAATCAGCTACTCCGGAGCTCGAAGAGAAGGCACTCAATTTCATGGGAAAGACTTTCGAAGGAGCCATAGCTTTTCGTCCCAGAACAACACAAGTATTGAACCCTCTGAATGCGCTCCGACCTTTGACAAATTTGTTTCGAAACCAAATGCCGACAATGAAGCAGTACGAAGAAAGTTTTTGAAGAGCGACTACAGCCAGGACTGTGCAAAGAGGGTTGCAAACAACACCTCCAGCTCTGTCTCGAATCTTTACAATGCAGATGAGAAGAGGGAAAAGGCCAATGCACTCTGTGAATCAGCCCCGCAACTATATGCCCAATATGAGAATGAAAGTCACTGCGGTCCTCTCGGACAAAGTGAGCCTCGAGAAGATCCACATGGCGAGGATAGCGTAGGTGACGACTACACTACGGACAACACAAACGGAAGCGGATCCGAGGAGACGGATTCCAAAATATCGAATCAATCTCTATTTGAAAGCGAGGATTCGGATCTCGACGATCTTGACGTAGAGTTGTATGACTCATTTGCTGTCCCGTTTCTGGTTCGCATGCTGGATAAGAGTTTTGCATGGCTAGAAAAAAGCAATGATCAATTCCCCTGTGGTGGAGGTTCTCACTCTCTCCTCAAAGAAACTCGAAAGGGGCCTGAGGATTCCAAGATGAGCGTTGTACAGCCTTTATTTGGCGTACAAGAGGGTTTTTCCCAACATAATTGCACGGACAATCAAAACGATGTCACCTACCGGTCGGCTCGTCCATCCCCTCTCACTGCGCACACTTACAAATCTCCAGCATTAAACACCTTTCTCAAGCAAGAAGAATTGGTCAAGTCGACAAAGAGCCTCACTCCTAAGATTTCCAATACTACTACCAGGAGGGCAGGGCCGGCAAATGGACAGATCGCACTGACAGAAACGCCACAAGAAGCATATATTGGAAGGGGATACACCGCTTCAGCCAGGGACATACTCGAATCTAACCATATTTATGCAGATCAGTCTCAAAGAAAAATTGAATTTGATGTGGGTGCGGGTGCCGgtggacaaaagaaaatagATGCAAGTGAATGCACAGAGTTGAGTACACAGTGCAGCACGAAAACCGCCGTTGACAAATCTACTCATGCATCTGGCCGTAGTAAAGCAAAGACTTTCGCCGAGAGGAAGGCTCAGATCGTTGCTGAACGAAATGCTCTGAGAGCTGTCGCTATTGCGACAATGAGGCAGGCTGAGAAGGGGGCCAATTCTTATAGCGAGGCCAGAAACGGAGAGAAGAAATCTGCTGTAATCAAATGTCCAACAAGTGGTGTTGTTAGTAGGTCGAAACCGGCAGACCATCCACTTGATCCAGGATCGGTAAATCTGCCTGTCCGATCCACGCATATGGAAAATGCCAAGAAGTCTCGACCAATCAGCCCTGAGAAACAACGTGGCAGCGACAAGAGTGATACCGAAAAGGGAGAGTGCTCGTCACGTCCAAGTTACTTTCAAGAGAAACTAAAGGCTCGCTTAGCTCACGTCCGTGGTTTGGACACTCCCGAGCTGGAGCTTCCAGCGGAAAGTCGAAATACCCTCGAAAGCACCCGATTTAGCCGCGATCCGGAGGACGAAGTCCCAAAATCCCAAAAGAGTGACATTCCTATTGGTAATGTTAGACCGGATGACTATCGTTCTGAGAAGGCAGCATCACTCAGTAGCGCTGGAAGCAATCGGCACAGGTCCTTCGCTGGTGGGCCAGAATCCATGGTATCTAACTCGTCTCGTTCCCGCAAAAGTCCCCCGGGATCTCCGCAAAAAAGGCTTTCGCAAAAAGtgaatttctttttgaagacaatTAGGGAAGACATCGCCATAGGAGGTGAAAATCAGAATGATTTTTACGCCTctttgacggaagacgaacgGTTGGCTGCCTTAGAATTGGCCGAAAAGCTCCGGCGACGGGCTGCCACGCTCAAACGTCGACGCAAGGTCCGAGAACGTCGAAATCCCGAGGCTACACCGCATCTGCCAGAGATGACCTCAAGCAATGCGCTCTGA
- a CDS encoding predicted protein, producing the protein MDKVFYFKFNHVFAGFLKASCFSVFETISRTNLFVSGRWPIYPILNWKTQSTLATLVSCAALFILTLACFIVCWLASLASWNRTDSAYESSIRRMIVFDGSSRYMTTKLTFCCDEIHRESQPHVDGLLRSSSSVTVTDIEPIHNTSLRALTLWQRWRWEWAEPFYSLMEPSGEYLDSSACFAPERPFRATFWVRLMWFTASLHVLAVDLWSYPPHNLHIYMGYLTHWGHALTNVYWIFAILCLTKTNSQERILECPGPLICWMLGLYSTIAPLGLAITFLYWIGVTGNAAVGNHNGPIGYVAIMEHGGLALLVLIDGLWVSHIPVRAKHLVLLLAICASYLVWSVLDAVYDLGSGDWGPAYDDDAFYPVLNWKHQTTLAAIASSVAMVVVAPTFFYGCWMLGLVSTKNRSHSVAGFCGFAYDGSSRVKHGAGTKDDNGFEYRCHNDAEHV; encoded by the coding sequence ATGGACAAAGTTTTCTATTTCAAATTTAATCACGTATTTGCGGGATTTCTAAAAGCCTCTTGTTTTTCGGTTTTCGAGACCATTTCCCGTACCAATCTCTTCGTTAGTGGACGATGGCCGATCTACCCCATCTTGAACTGGAAGACACAAAGTACGCTAGCTACGCTGGTTTCATGCGCTGCACTTTTTATTTTGACGCTGGCTTGCTTCATCGTTTGCTGGCTCGCCAGTTTGGCATCCTGGAACCGTACTGATTCTGCATACGAGTCGAGCATTCGTCGCATGATTGTTTTTGATGGATCATCTCGATATATGACCACTAAGCTTACTTTTTGTTGCGACGAGATTCATCGAGAGTCTCAGCCGCATGTGGACGGGCTTTTACGATCGTCCAGTTCTGTGACGGTTACTGACATTGAACCTATTCACAATACAAGTCTTCGAGCTTTGACGCTGTGGCAGCGTTGGCGATGGGAATGGGCAGAACCGTTTTATTCATTGATGGAACCCAGCGGTGAATATTTGGATAGCTCTGCCTGCTTTGCGCCAGAGCGACCCTTTCGAGCCACATTTTGGGTTCGCTTGATGTGGTTTACGGCGAGCCTCCACGTTCTCGCGGTCGACTTATGGTCATATCCACCGCACAATCTTCATATTTATATGGGGTATTTGACGCATTGGGGCCATGCCTTAACAAATGTGTATTGGATTTTTGCTATTCTTTGCTTGACAAAAACAAATTCCCAGGAACGCATCTTAGAGTGCCCCGGACCCTTGATTTGCTGGATGTTGGGTCTCTATTCTACGATAGCACCCCTTGGGTTGGCCATAACATTTCTGTATTGGATTGGTGTAACAGGAAACGCAGCGGTTGGCAACCACAACGGTCCCATTGGATATGTAGCTATCATGGAACACGGGGGATTGGCCCTACTGGTTTTGATCGATGGCTTATGGGTCAGTCATATTCCTGTCCGCGCTAAGCATCTCGTTCTTTTGCTGGCAATTTGTGCATCCTACTTGGTTTGGAGTGTTTTGGACGCAGTATATGACCTTGGTAGTGGGGACTGGGGGCCAGCATACGATGACGACGCCTTTTATCCTGTATTGAACTGGAAGCACCAGACAACATTGGCCGCCATCGCATCGTCCGTTGCCATGGTAGTTGTCGCCCCGACATTCTTTTACGGCTGCTGGATGCTTGGATTGGTGTCGACTAAAAACAGGTCGCACTCTGTAGCAGGATTCTGTGGATTTGCTTACGATGGATCCAGTCGAGTCAAACACGGCGCTGGAACCAAGGACGATAATGGGTTCGAGTACCGGTGTCACAATGATGCAGAACATGTGTGA
- a CDS encoding predicted protein — translation MTSRLIDKVVPATSSGGPVSRLIGSVDIDGKGTSHALPEVDPFILLDLAQLNQHNRPPFGAHPHRGHSVVTLLLQGQMQSWDSFSNQHTTIKGPASYWVDAGTGVFHDETSVIADESDPAQHIKLLQLWVGVKEADRQKPARLQYDTDLPTTDLLDCETSRKAGTVTHYVGEKTTIETPHPLVVFHVQQNANTSVDLSIDPSHGGFIVMLSADDAAATVQFGGTTSPLKQHDVLVLANDVSTSSTVKATTGDHSAEYMVCAGAKHGEAWVKKLVANGAIICATTEQAQDVAPKVEAYAAAGKVEGGSFAPFGS, via the coding sequence ATGACTTCTCGTCTGATTGACAAGGTTGTTCCCGCCACGTCTAGCGGCGGCCCCGTGTCGCGCTTGATCGGAAGCGTAGATATAGACGGCAAGGGCACGAGTCACGCACTGCCCGAAGTCGATCCATTCATCTTGCTCGATCTCGCCCAATTGAACCAGCACAACCGTCCGCCGTTTGGTGCACATCCGCATCGGGGCCATTCTGTGGTCACGTTATTGTTACAAGGCCAAATGCAATCCTGGGATTCTTTCTCGAACCAACACACCACGATTAAAGGTCCAGCATCCTACTGGGTTGACGCCGGTACCGGGGTTTTCCATGACGAAACCAGCGTGATTGCGGACGAATCAGATCCAGCTCAGCATATCAAATTGCTTCAACTCTGGGTTGGTGTCAAGGAAGCCGATCGCCAGAAACCGGCCAGGCTGCAGTACGACACGGATCTTCCCACGACGGATTTACTGGACTGTGAGACGAGCCGAAAGGCCGGGACGGTCACTCATTACGTCGGAGAAAAGACTACGATCGAAACGCCACATCCCCTGGTCGTATTTCATGTGCAGCAAAACGCCAACACGAGTGTAGACCTGTCCATAGACCCCTCCCACGGAGGCTTTATCGTGATGCTCAGTGCCGACGACGCTGCCGCGACAGTACAGTTTGGGGGGACGACTTCGCCGCTCAAACAGCATGACGTATTAGTCTTGGCAAACGACGTATCAACATCGAGTACTGTGAAGGCAACGACTGGTGATCATTCTGCCGAGTACATGGTTTGTGCAGGAGCAAAGCACGGCGAGGCCTGGGTCAAAAAATTAGTAGCGAACGGTGCCATTATTTGCGCTACCACCGAACAAGCTCAGGATGTGGCCCCAAAGGTCGAGGCCTACGCTGCAGCCGGAAAGGTAGAAGGTGGCAGTTTTGCACCTTTCGGATCTTAA
- a CDS encoding predicted protein, which translates to MYDAVVVGLGGVGSFALRALTHSGTRTDTEFVSNDTNTKNPKGKTYLGIERFARCHDRGSSHGYTRIYRQAYFEHANYVPWLKFSVKAFRELEVAQNVSLLHESGCIVMEPAVAQTEGDPSQISMPPYCKASYESALRHDIDVEFLDTTALKARFPQFLSDHDMVGLLEPQGAGLVRPERSIEAALRDAAEHEGVKIQEHTQVLSYRQKQYHDDTEIVEVVIQRDGEDASETILTKSLLIAAGAWASTFVPSWKPYVVPKRQLQGWIDVSHTADASLYDGGKLPGWILVTPSWPVPMYGPPCDPSGDDPAHRHWLKVGLHGRDIPIADLSQNPREASEDEIQEVREAATQVFTRDVWAKNDDQKFPDLAQVTPCIYTMTPDTHFVIGSPPLLSDRLGTSPAPKSCVFAIAGLSGHGFKMTPALGQMMADFANGVDVESVWGTSFCSPFRFGI; encoded by the coding sequence ATGTACGACGCTGTCGTCGTGGGACTCGGAGGTGTTGGTTCGTTTGCTTTGCGAGCCTTAACTCACAGCGGTACCCGTACAGATACAGAATTCGTGAGCAATGACACCAACACAAAGAACCCAAAGGGCAAGACGTACTTGGGCATCGAACGGTTTGCCCGCTGTCACGATCGTGGTTCGTCGCATGGATACACCCGCATCTATCGACAAGCGTACTTTGAACACGCCAATTACGTACCCTGGTTAAAGTTTTCCGTAAAAGCCTTCCGAGAACTTGAAGTCGCCCAAAATGTGTCGCTCTTGCACGAATCTGGCTGCATCGTGATGGAGCCAGCCGTTGCTCAAACGGAAGGAGATCCCTCCCAAATTTCCATGCCACCGTACTGCAAGGCGTCGTACGAATCCGCCCTACGGCACGACATTGATGTGGAGTTTCTTGACACGACGGCCTTAAAAGCACGCTTTCCTCAATTTCTATCCGACCACGATATGGTGGGACTATTGGAACCCCAGGGTGCGGGCTTAGTTCGGCCCGAACGCTCCATCGAGGCGGCTTTGCGAGACGCCGCAGAGCACGAGGGTGTGAAAATACAAGAGCATACCCAGGTCTTGTCTTATCGGCAAAAACAATACCACGATGACACCGAGATTGTCGAAGTCGTCATTCAACGGGACGGAGAAGACGCATCCGAAACGATTCTGACTAAATCGCTCCTGATAGCCGCCGGTGCGTGGGCCTCGACTTTTGTTCCTTCTTGGAAACCGTACGTTGTTCCCAAACGGCAATTGCAAGGATGGATCGATGTATCTCATACCGCGGATGCGTCATTGTACGACGGGGGTAAACTACCGGGGTGGATCCTCGTCACACCATCGTGGCCGGTACCCATGTACGGGCCGCCGTGTGATCCGAGCGGCGACGATCCGGCTCATCGCCATTGGCTCAAAGTTGGCTTGCACGGAAGAGACATACCGATCGCGGATCTCTCCCAAAATCCCCGCGAAGCatcggaagacgaaattcAAGAAGTCCGCGAGGCAGCAACCCAGGTATTTACCCGGGACGTCTGGGCCAAGAACGACGACCAGAAATTTCCTGATCTAGCGCAAGTAACACCGTGTATATATACCATGACCCCCGACACTCACTTCGTTATTGGCTCACCGCCGCTTCTCTCTGATCGGCTTGGAACGAGCCCTGCTCCAAAATCGTGCGTCTTTGCGATTGCTGGCTTGTCCGGACACGGATTCAAAATGACTCCGGCCTTGGGACAAATGATGGCGGATTTTGCTAACGGTGTTGACGTTGAAAGCGTTTGGGGAACGTCTTTTTGTTCACCATTCCGCTTTGGCATTTAA